The sequence below is a genomic window from Acropora palmata chromosome 5, jaAcrPala1.3, whole genome shotgun sequence.
ttgttcgtttgtttgttcgtTCGTTCTTTCTTTAGTTCGTTCGTTAGCTCGTTCGTTCGTTAGTTCGTTAGTTTGTTCGTTCGTTAGTTTGTTCTTTAGTTAGTTCGTTCGTTCGTTAGTTTGTTCGTTCTTTCGTTCGTTAGTTTATTCGTTCGTTAGTTTGTACGTTctttagttagttagttagttaggGTTATGTTTATTTCAAGTACAAGTTGCATGTTGACAGCAGAAGTGTTCATCTGTAAAATCCTTGAGTGTTGAAactattatttcttttctttcagttgtGTGGAATACTTTGATGCTGCCATGACCAAAGTGATTCAAAAGAACAGATCATCAGTTCGAATCCTGGACGCTGGTGCTGGACGTGGTTCAACCGCTTCCTACCTGCGCTCTTTGGGTTACAACACAATTGACGCCCTGACTGTGTCCAAAGAGAGGCTGGAAAACGCCGAGCGAAGCGGTCTCTACAGAAACCTACTCTTTACAGCGTTGAAAGCGAACTCAACGCTTTGTGCGACTGGTGCGTTTGACGCCGTCATTTGCGCGGGAGGTGTTTTTCCAGACGAAGTTGATCCTGATGCCATTGATGAGATGCTGCGTCTTGTCAAGCCAGGTAAGGTGACAAGTCCTCAACTTTGACACCAGTTCATGAACTCTGGTGAAACTATACGATCATCATTTCATGGACCTTATAGCTGCCACCAGAGTCAGCCTTTTATGTATGTGCTTTTGGTCCGATGTCCTCGGGTTGCACCGTTTTTAGTGCAATAGGAAGCCAGGGAGAACTATGCGGTGCGGAGCGgaaaatcttcaaaaacaTTGTGCAACTGAAGTGTACAACTTGGAAGATGGAATAACCGCGAAGCACTTGCGACAGCTCATCGCAAAGTTGTATCTTTGACATTAACTGCGGTACCGTGTTTTGTTAAATACAAAGGAGTTACAGGAccaataatcgtgctgcacgtgtggcgCGAATTTCAGAACGTTTCCTTGACGTATTTTGACAAAGAGCAACacgggaaagaaaacaacaattaaTGTTTCATTCTCAAAGCCTTTCGTGGGAATTACGTAGAAATTACCTCGGCTATATAACACAACATAAACGAGAACGAGTATTCGTGAAATACTTAAGACAGTGTAAAGGTATATTTTGAAGACGTTTTCCATGCTGTATTTGTTAAACTTCCAACTCTGTCATGCAGACATGGGAAGATCGACTGTGTCTTAGCCCGCATAGGTCAAATTTCTCCCTGTACATATATACATACCTTGTTTTGTAGGAGCCGCCGCTATTGAGCAATTGGCCATACTGTATTGAACCGGGCACCTTTCTTCTGCTTTTCAGGAGGAATCGTGTGCTTTACAATGAACGCTGCGCAGTTTGACAGCGCACACAATAGCTACAGACTCAAGTGCGAAAAACTGGTTATCAATGGAAAATGGAAGCTAATATCCCAAAGCATTACAACGCACCAGgaagataaagaaaataataacaagTACGACGAAAAGCTCTCTGGAGACTGCTATGTTTTGGTATTTATGGTTATTGATAATTACTAGAGCGTGTTATACCTTCAGATTGAACGAGAAAGACCAATGAAGGGGTCGAGAAGTTGCGTTCGTTGTCCTTGGCGTCAGTATGGAAACCAGAGAGCCATTGATTTCTCTTGTTGTGTGCGTATGTAACAGCGACAGCTTCGCTATTTATCAAAAATAAGTAAGATCTGTGAAGTTTTCTGGACAAGGCTTAAAACATTTATGATAGTTTTTGTTGATTGTTCGTtgcagtgtttttgttttttgtcgtgtttttttttttcggttcgTCAGGGATGCAGTCTGAtccaataattaataaatcCAATTCGATTTTATTTCGCGACGTTCAGTGCTGCAGCTTCGGCGTAAGCGCCGAGTtacatgcttttttttttttttttatcgttaaaaccttttttttccaagaggTATTTTTTCCTTGCCAGTTGAACATTCACCTTATTGATCAAATGCAAAATATGTCACGTGTAACTAAAATTATGAACTAGAATTAACGACCCGTTTCAGGATCCTAGAAATTCTTTGCCTACCCAGCAGGGATTTGGGAGTGGAAGATTTCTGCTGGGTTTGAAATTTTTGGGTGACCAAccatattagggagtttacgcaATCACGAATGCGACACAAGGAGATCGTCACAAACCAGCGAAGTTAATGAGTAAACAATGATTTCAGGACGTTATGCACGCCTCACTCGtacgtttttcattttgatataTTTCTTTGCCGTTCTCTGTGAAACAACGGCCTGAAAAGTCCGAATTTGAAGGCCTGTGGAGTCCGTCAGCACAGGATGttcaatttcacttttcagCCCGCATTCTAATCCGTTCGTTTCAGACCAATTTTAGATTCGGAGACGATTCCTTTGTGTTACAAGTAATCAGAACATTAATGTTGAAGTGGCCTCCTTAGTGTTAACGTCGTCATTGTGTAACCTCCTTCCTTTCGTCAGTCGCGCGCAATTACGAAACCTAGGACCAAGCGTGCTAAAACATCGCCGGCGTATGATTCACCGCCACACCCTGTGTCGATAAGGGCTGAGTGGTACCTCTGTGGTGATGTAGTATATTTTGCGAGGATCAACGTGTGAACGATGTGAAAAgaagattttttaaaaaaagtatgATAACCTTTGTAGTTGGCGTAATGCTTTATCGCGCGTGAGTACTGAAGCGACCAGCTACGCCACGATTGAAATCCTCCAGAAAGTATCCGTTACTATGCAACTCACTGCCATCGCACAAGGGCAGCTACCGCTGATGTAGCGCGTGTTACCGGTAAAATAGTTTGAAAGTCCCTCGATCAAACATCCAGTCAACGACGCAGGGTAGACCCACAAGTACAAATTTTACAGAATGAAATTTACATTATGATAATTTTTGGATACTTTTTGTGAGATTTTGTCGGTCTATGCAAGCCAGCTGGAAATTGCTCGATTTGTAATTTTATATTCCGCAAGTCACTCGTGAAGCAGATGCGAAAGAAAGCGATACGAATGAAATTGTTAAAGTTATTTAAAGGCTGAAAGCAAAGCAAATTATCGTTTTTTGTAGATTCAAAAATATACTATTTGCTCGTGCAAATTCAATAAAACTTGACTTTTCAAAGAGATTtctctctttcattttgtttttcacgtGACATGACTGTCATGCCACCACCCAAGACGCTCGACTCTGACTTACGTGTGGTGCCCGCAGGGAACTTGCGTGACATACGAATTTCAGCGATATACCGTTGTTAACTAAtcagagaccctgggaacgaggttgggacACGGTGTTTTCACATACCGAGCTACTTTTAGGGTTTTAGTTCTTTCATATGATTGACTCTTATCGCTAGTTAGGGAATTAATCAATCGTGCAACCGTTTTCGTTGTCAAGGCCCGAGTTGCAAAAATATACTAGAGGTTTCGTAGAGGTTTCGATGCTTCTTAATCAATGGTTAGAGGAAGAATGCAACATTCTCCTTTGGAAAAGTGAGCGAAGGAAGATACACGGCTAGAAACTAAAAAGATTACGTTTCAAGGTCCTCAGtaacattagggagcttaagcaaccacgacgaaaacggaaacgaaaacgtcacttgaaagtaaacatttgGGAATTGGTGCTGCGTcgtgattattgcttcttcctcacATCCTTTATTATtcacagagcacgctgcaaatgggctggtagaagcgccgttgaagtaaatatatagaataaaagatttactATTGACTGTGTGTTCACGTCGTCGCTAAACCTTAAAGTTTGGATATTTCAAGTTGCcctttggcagactacgtcaaagaattgtacttaAGTACTTcccacacgtgcagcacgattattctTCCTCATTCAAACAATCAGATCACTGTTTTCTGGCGTGGTCGTatcctttgcatgggctaaagTCGTGTAAGATGGCCGATTCTCgtgcggtttttttttttttttgacccaaactgaccattttacaaaggctatagcattAGCGTCGTggtcaattttggccattttcaaaatgctctcatttttcgaatattaggtgttttttggagcggttttttgctcattactactctaatgtggtcgtaccatcgtttttcgcacctgtttggcatttgtaatttttaacccaaactgagtattttgcatgggccatagcctttgcattgtggcaatttttggcaattttcaaaatactctcatttttcgaatatttcctgttttttttagccgttttttgcatagaacaacttgaatgtgtgcttagaaacgtttttcgcatgttttaggcaattttattttttgacccaaactgagtattttgcaagcgctatagcctttccattgtggccatttttggcaattttcaaaatgctctcatttttcgaatatcagctgttttttggagccgttttttgaatagaacaacttgaatgtgttcttaaaaacgtttttcttatgttttaggcaatatttttttttgacacaaactaAGTATtttgcctttgcattgtggccatttttggcaactttcaaaatgctctcatttttcgaatattagctgttttttggagccattttttgcatagaacaacttgaatgtgttcttagaaacgtttttcgcatgttttaggcaattttattttttgacccaaactgagtattttgcatgggctatagcctttgcattgtggccatttttggcaattttcaaaatgctctcatttttcgaatattcgctgttttttggagcctttttttacataaaacaacttgaatgtgttcttagaaacgtttttcgcctgttttaggcaattttattttttgacccaaactgggtattttgcatgggctatagcctttgcattgtggccatttttggcaattttcaaaatgctctcatttttcgaatattcgctgttttttggagccgttttttgcatagaacaattTAAATGTGTTcttagaaacgtttttcgcatgttttaggcaattttattttttgacccaaactgggtattttgcatgggctatagcctttgcattgtggccatttttggcaattttcaaaatgctctcatttttcgaatattaggtgctttttgaagcggttttttacacACAACTACTCTAATGTgttcgtacaatcgtttttcgcacctttttggcatttgtaatttttgacccaaagtgagtattttacatgggctatagcctttgcattgtggccatttttggcaattttcaaaatgctctcatttttcgaatattagctgttttttggagccgttttttgcatagaacaacttaaATGTGTTcttagaaacgtttttcgcatgttttaggcaattctATTTTTTGACACAATTTGAGtagtttgcatgggctatagcctttgcattgtggccatttttggcaattttcaaaatgctctcatttttcgaattttagctgttttctggagccgttttttgcatagaacaacttgaatgtgttctTACAAACGTTTTGTGCATGTTTtaagcaattttattttttgacccaaactcagtattttgcatgggctatagcctttgcattgtggccatttttggcacttttcaaaatatgcTCATTTTTCGAGTATTAGGTGGTTTTTGAGGCGGTTCTTTGCACACAActactctaatgtggtcgtacaatcgttttccGCACCTTttgggcatttttaatttttgacccaaattgagtattttgcatagcctatagcctatgcattgtggccatttttggcaattttcaaaatgctctcatttttcgaatattagctgtttttggaGCCGTGTTTTGCATGGAAGAACTTGAATGTGTTCTCACAAGcgtttttcttatgttttagggaattttattttttgacttaaaccgagtattttgcatgggctatagcctttgcattgtggccatttttggcaattttcaaaatgcttttattttttgaatattagctgctttttGAAGCGGCTTTTTACACACAActactctaatgtggtcgtacaatcgttttccGCACCTTTTGggcatttgtaatttttgacccaaagtgagtatttagcatgggctatagcctttgcattgtggccttttttggcaattttcaaaatccactcatttttcgaatattcgctgttttttggagccattttttgcatagaacaacttgaatgtgttcttacaaacgtttttcgcatgttttaggcatttttattttttgacccaaactcagtattttgcatgggctatagactttgcattgtggccatttttggcaattttcaaaatgctctcattttttgaatattaggtggtttttgaagcggtttctAGCACACAActactctaatgtggtcgtacaatcgtttttcgcaccttttgggcatttttaatttttgaccaaaactgagtattttgcatgggctatagcctttgcattgtggccatttttggcaattttcaaaatgctctcatttttcgaatgttaGATTGTTTTTGAAGCGGCTTTTTACACACAACTACTCTAATGTGTATGTataatcgtttttcgcaccttttgggcatttttattttttgacccaaactgagaaTTTATATGGGCTATAaactttgcattgtggccatttttggcaattttcaaaatgctctcattttttgaatattagctgctttttgaagcggttttttacacACAACTACTCTAATGTgttcgtacaatcgttttccGCACCTTTTGGGCAgttgtaatttttgacccaaactgagtactttgcatgggctatagcctttgcattgtggccatttttggcaattttcaaaatgctctcatttttcgaatatttagaTGGTATTTGAAGCGGCTTTTTACACACAACTACTCTAATGTgttcgtacaatcgtttttcgcaccttttgggcatttttattttttgacccaaactgagtattttgcatgggctatagcctttacattgtggccatttttggcaattttcaaaatgctctcatttttcgaatattagctgtttttttgcgccgttttttgcatagaacaacctGAATGTGTTcttagaaacgtttttcgcatgttttaggcaattttattttttgacccaaactcagtattttgcatgggctatagactttgcattgtggccatttttggcaattttcaaaatgctctcatttttcgaatattagatGGCTTTTGAAGCGGCTTTTTACACACAACTACTCTAATGTgttcgtacaatcgtttttcgcaccctttgggcatttttattttttgacccaaactgagtattttgcatgggctatagcctttgcattgtggccatttttggcaattttcaaaatgctctcatttttcgaatataagATGGTTTTTGAAGCGGCTTTTTACACACAACTACTCTAATGTgttcgtacaatcgtttttcgcaccttttgggcatttttattttttgaccgaaactgagtattttgcaagggctatagcctttgcattatggccatttttggcaattttcaaaatgctctcatttttcgaatatttagaTGGTATTTGAAGCGGCTTTTTACACACAACTACTCTAATGTgttcgtacaatcgtttttcgcaccctttgggcatttttattttttgacccaaactgagtattttgcatgggctatagcctttacattgtggccatttttggcaattttcaaaatgctctcatttttcgaatattcgctgttttttggagccgttttttgcatagaacaacttgaatgtgttcttagaaacgtttttcgcatgttttaggcaagtttattttttgacccaaactcagtattttgcatgggctatagactttgcattgtggccatttttggcaattttcaaaatgctctcattttttgaatattaggtgGTTCTTGAAGCGGTTTTTAGCACACAAgtactctaatgtggtcgtacaatcgtttttcgcaccttttgggaatttttagtttttgactgAAACTAAGTattttacatgggctatagcctttgcattgtggccatttttggcaattttcaaaatgctgtcatttttcgaatataagATGGTTTTTGAAGCGGCTTTTTACACACAACTACTCTAATGTGTTCGTACactcgtttttcgcaccttttgggcatttttattttttgacccaaactcagtattttgcatgggctatagcctttgcattgtggccatttttggcaattttcaaaatgctctcatttttcgaatattagtttttttttggagccgttttttgcatagaacaattTGAATGTGTTcttagaaacgtttttcgcatgttttaggcaattttattttttgacccaaactgagtattttggatgggctatggcctttgcattgtggccatttttggcaattttcaaaatgctctcaatttttgaatattaggtggtttttgaagcggtttctAGCACACAACTACTccaatgtggtcgtacaatcgtttttcgcaccttttgggcatttttaatttttgaccaaaactgagtactttgcatgggctataaccttggcattgtggccatttttggcaattttcaaaatgctctcattttttgaatattagctgctttttgaagcggttttttacacACAACTACTCTAATGTGGTTATACAATCGTTTTCCGCATTTTTTgcgcatttttagtttttgacccaaactgagtattttgcatgggctatagcctatgcattgaggccatttttgggaattttcaaaatgctcccatTTTTCGAtaattagctgttttttggagccgtttttcgcataAGACAACTTGAAGGTGTTcttagaaacgtttttcgcatgttttaggcatttttattttttgacccaaactgagtatttatcatgggctatagcctttgcattgtggccatttttggcaattttcaaaatgctctcatttttcgaatattagctgttttttggagccgttttttgcatagaataacttgaatgtgttcttagaaacgtttttcgcatgtttttggcaattttattttttgacccaaactgaggattttgcatgggctatagcctttgcattgtggccatttttggcaattttcaaaatgctctcatttttcgaatattagttattttttggagccgttttttgcatagaacaacttgaatgtgtttgtataAACGTTTTTTGTatgttttaggtaattttatttttttacccaaactgagtattttgcatgggcattTTTTGCATGGGCATTTTGcatgcattgtggccatttttggcaattttcaaaatgctctcatttttcgaatattagttCAGCCGAGGGGGAGCAGTTGCGTAAGATGCTGAAAGATGGGTTTGAAGGAGACACTAGAGGGTGTCGGACTGCCAATTTGGAGAGAATTTGGACGCATTGTCGTCCCCAGAAGGTCCGTTTCTTTTGGTCTCGTGGAGGGAGAAACGGAAGGCTCGAGCCActcgtgaacgatattttaaGGCTGAGAACGAGTGGCTCTGGGGAGAAGAATGATTTGGACTCGTCTTTTGCACATGCCCAATACGTTTGACCACagtgcaacctcgttcccagggtctgcCCCGTCTTTCAAGAGGGCGGCCGCAGTGTTAGTGACGATCacggttgtgactagaatggataccagccatatcctttttaaaactacagcattgaaaggtgcagtcaaatgAGAGGGTTTTTGCTCTTAAAGAGCAAAAGAAGCGCTTTCGCTTGTCGTAAgaaatgaagaacattcgaatgagttctgattggatCAGAGCTGCGTTGCTGCTAgctaagtgaaatttcactctctatggcatggaaaacaaaaaagctagcgtcacgaacgtttattcacgatcgtcatGTCTTGAAGGGCAACAATCCGctctttccataaaagataaaaatgaagatgcagacgatactgtattccaaatgatttgtaaaaatgttttaaatgttgttttcttaatttaatcagttttcctcgattttgctcttcattaatattcatattttcgattatccggaccctcgattatccggactatttcgtgtggtcccaacgagtccggataatcgcgGTTCGACTGTACTCCAAAATATGATTAGTCACATAAATTTATGcatataaagtaccaaccgatcttagtagtctgaccaaaggtttaccaagtttaattatggtgtaaccagaacaatttatgaaagctaaccatttcgagccggcgcttagacctaatcactagagatcagtggctgacccggtagttattctctgcctaaattGGGTTTCGTTTATTAGCTTTcacctgtttatgtgtcacgaagtgtctcaccatattttggagtatccatacTCTAGAAAAACGCATGCCTTCCGAAAAATTGAGCCTGCGATGAACTTTCAGCAACCTTCAATTTGCGCATGCAAAAATGTCGGCCTGAAAAGATAAGCTAGTTTCCCCTGTGCATGTGTTGAACTCgtctcaatttttttatttgataaTCAAAAAGTGCCACCAAATAATACAGAAGAAACTGATACTTTCTCAAAGAAGACTGCGCTGTGACATTCTCCGCTTGACGTGCGACAAGATTCCTTGAAAACAAGGCAAAACAAACCTTTTGCAAATGTCGATGTCCTTACCATTAGGGTCAACGCCGCGTGTGGCTCGAGATTACCGGCAATTTGACCAGAGTCCCTTACCACAACAATTTCAGGGGGGATCGGCAGCTGCAATGGCTCAAGCAGGTAAGAGATCGATCGCGATTTTACTTTCGAATTTACTATAATTTCTATTTCAAATTCACGTCATATGGTAAACATCGTCTCTTTTCAATTGAGGTTGTAAAGATTGATCAGCTGATCATGTTCAGAGCCATTATATAAATACGTTTCGTAGTACCTTTTCTTGATATTCTACCAACGCTTTAACACGTTCAAATGATTGAGAGAGATTGTTACTTAATACTAGTAggtatcattaattttggtaaTTCCAGTTTCATGCAATTGCAGCTCTAGGAGCCATTTGAGCTAAAAGTGGCCACAAATGAATTGGTACCAGTCACAAATCTAATGACAAATAATCTTGTTTAGATTTTTAGTTTAagattaattaatttaaattaaatcaatAATCTAAACAAGAaggttatttttaatattccAGTGACAGAAAATTGCACTCTTAACTTGATTGTCATTACATTGCTGCTGAATTTAGGTGCAAAGGAACTGTTTTCTTCCAGCATGTGTTTTCAACGTTTTGGCTCTAAAGTGCTTGTCATTCCATTTGTTTGTCGGCTATCGTCAATGAATGTTTCTGCTGTTTGGTAGTGCCAGCAGTTTTGCATgtctttcattaattttgcttttagcTGCAAGGTTTAGACCACCATTTCATCCAAATCCTCAAGCTGTGATGGGTCAGGTATGTTTCCATTACTTTTTGCTTGTCAAAACAGTCATTTTTATGGAATACAGGGCCATTGATTTTCAAATCACTGAATAACAGAAGCTACTGATGTTATCTGTCTCATTCTACAAGAGCTTCTTACTAATTTGCGTGTATTGGTTGTGTTTGGCCCTGAATTATAGTTGCTGCCGTTGCTGCAAAACTAGATTTCAAAAGCTTTATTAAGCACTTGTCCTGTTGTGAGGTTACACACCAGAGAAGAAGTTGGTATCATGTTGAAGAtatacaataatattgaaaggATACAGCTACAGTAGATTCTAGACAAATGTAGTTTTCATCTTGTTATGACATGTACACTTTATAATACTGTTCTAATAAATCATCGTTGCTCCACGTCTCATTTATATCTCACATTTTCCATAAAGATCATACGCAAATGCATGTaacaacatttcaaatttgagaaGAAATCTGAGAAAACATGTTTGATGAAGGCAATCATCTAGGTACAGTTTTCAGTGTGGGATTTGAACAAGCCAGCAGTGTAGCTGTATTTTTAGCATGCCAAAGAAGTGTTAGCCAGCTACAGGCAgcataatataataattaacaattagactacgagcccgagttttctacgagcagatagtcaacgaggcgcagccgagttgactatcgctcgtagaaaacgagggcgagtagtctaattgttttagtataaatttactaataaataataaaaatgataaaataaataataaaaatgtcaagtaaaataaaataaataataaaaatgtcaagtaaagtttaaatggttaaaagtgttttattgtgtttacatcggcaattcaaattcaaggtttcaaacactgcgcgcgatgtgcactgaagcttcgtgataattatacaatttaaaattcgtgatacacaatttaaaatttaaagcttcgtgattggtcaaaataaataggagaacgattttcattggctattcacaactgatgactatcagcagatagtctacgagtaatatagccaatcagattcacggattcacgatagaccacaagtaaatttatactaatatttgttattgtttgggTCATGTAAGGGGAGAGAGGAGGAGGGGAAGAACATTAACACAGCAGGCTAGATTTGAACCAGTCTTAACTGCATGAAAATCCAAATCAATATTCTAGcaagcaaaacaagaaaagaagtcATCATGCGAATCCTTGGAACATTTCCGTATTCCTGAAAGTTGTTCTATACATCTAGGTCTACTTTGTGTCTTTAATGTTTGACTCTTATAGACTCCAAACCAATGGGGACAAATGAATTACGGACAGCCGCGGTTTCCAACTCAAAGACTTATCTCTCAGGTAAGTCAATGAACTTGCAAGGTTTGTGTGTAATTTTGTCAGTTATTGCTTTAACTTTGACTCAGTTGTCACAAGTTAGATGCAAAATAAAGTTTAGCAATAATGgttattttcagtgtttttatAAAGGCTTAGAATCAGTACTAGCAAATGGAATACTCTTGTAACTTGATCTTTGCTGAATTAAATTGGATGAGCAGACAAAtcaatttattgaaaaaggGAGTTCTGCATAGTGCAAAAGACCTGATTAATGTGTTAGGGCTAGGGTAAGTAACATGGGTTATGTCATCAAACTGTCCCAATGAGATCTTTGTTGAAGGCAAATGTGAAAAAGTTGATGATTGTGTTCTCTTTTTCCGCTATAAAATTGTGAAAGTCAAAAAGCTATGGttgtgaaaaaattaataatttttaatgaatGACACATTTTAAAGTAGAGGGTGGTGGGTTCAAGCTTTTGTTCTCCTACtcttaaaattttttccaagtttgaaCTGGTCAAACTAGAGAAGAAGGCTCCTATATCATCAGATTTGGCGATGAGCTTAAATTCTGCAGTGTTCTCTTATTCAGGTGATCACTGCTAAAATTTACCATCTCAAACATCTCTTATTACTGGCTAAAATGGCCttgaattgttgaaaattcgaCACTAGTAACAGAAAATAAATCATGTACATAGGTTTACTTTTCGAAACTCTGATCCTTGTATTTCTAAATCAGTTAAGGCAAAACTATTAG
It includes:
- the LOC141880742 gene encoding malonyl-[acyl-carrier protein] O-methyltransferase-like, with the translated sequence MENVTGFHLQDASVFTSERGSCVEYFDAAMTKVIQKNRSSVRILDAGAGRGSTASYLRSLGYNTIDALTVSKERLENAERSGLYRNLLFTALKANSTLCATGAFDAVICAGGVFPDEVDPDAIDEMLRLVKPGGIVCFTMNAAQFDSAHNSYRLKCEKLVINGKWKLISQSITTHQEDKENNNKYDEKLSGDCYVLVFMVIDNY